The proteins below are encoded in one region of Hordeum vulgare subsp. vulgare chromosome 3H, MorexV3_pseudomolecules_assembly, whole genome shotgun sequence:
- the LOC123442507 gene encoding beta-glucuronosyltransferase GlcAT14A-like: MGAADKWLLPLVSVSFVSLMLFLSALSGFSASSALFARLPPPSYVRRGAAAPPAFAYLLSGGRGDGRRLLRLLLAVYHPRNQYLLHLSADAPESERAELAAAVARAAPAVAAFGNVDVVGRPAAGTPMGSSGLAATLRAAAALLRLDAEWDWFVTLSAADYPLLTQDDLIHVFSSVPRNLNFIDHTSDIGWKESQRVQPVIVDAGIYLAGRNQFFQATEKRATPDGFKFFTGSPWVILNRRFIEYCIFGWENLPRTLLMYFTNVMLPQEGYFHSVACNSDFRNFTVNNDLRYVAWDDPPQMEPRFLNITHYDEIVGSGVPFARKFQEKEYLLDKIDEKILQRWRHRPVPGAWCTGRKRWFSDPCSQWSNVNIVRPGPQAEKFRRYMDRILEESKSSNSSCAQ; encoded by the exons ATGGGGGCAGCGGACAAGTGGCTGCTGCCGCTGGTGTCGGTCTCCTTCGTCTCGCTCATGCTATTCCTCTCGGCGCTCTCGGGCTTCTCGGCCTCCTCCGCGCTATTCGCGCGCCTCCCGCCGCCCTCCTACGTGCGCCGCGGGGCCGCCGCGCCGCCCGCCTTCGCCTACCTGCTCTCGGGCGGGCGCGGGGACGGCCGCAGGCTCCTGCGCCTGCTCCTCGCCGTCTACCACCCCAGGAACCAGTACCTGCTCCACCTCTCCGCGGACGCGCCCGAGTCCGAGCGGGCCGAGCTGGCCGCCGCCGTCGCGCGGGCCGCCCCCGCCGTCGCCGCCTTCGGGAACGTCGACGTCGTCGGCCGCCCCGCCGCGGGCACTCCCATGGGCTCCTCCGGCCTCGCCGCCACgctccgcgccgccgccgccctgctcCGGCTGGACGCCGAGTGGGACTGGTTCGTCACCCTCAGCGCCGCCGATTACCCCCTCCTCACCCAGGACG ACCTGATTCATGTCTTCTCGTCTGTGCCAAGGAACCTCAACTTCATCGATCACACTAGTGATATTGGATGGAAAGA GTCTCAGAGAGTGCAACCAGTCATAGTAGATGCTGGGATATACCTGGCTGGGAGGAATCAGTTCTTCCAAGCCACGGAGAAACGGGCAACTCCAGATGGATTCAAATTCTTCACAG GTTCTCCCTGGGTCATTCTAAACCGGCGGTTTATAGAGTATTGCATTTTTGGATGGGAGAACCTCCCTCGAACCCTTCTCATGTACTTCACGAACGTGATGCTGCCTCAGGAAGGTTATTTCCACTCAGTCGCGTGCAACTCTGACTTCCGTAATTTCACGGTGAACAATGACTTGCGGTACGTGGCCTGGGACGATCCACCTCAGATGGAACCCCGTTTTCTAAACATTACACATTATGATGAGATAGTAGGGAGCGGAGTTCCCTTTGCTAGGAAGTTTCAAGAGAAAGAATATCTGTTGGACAAGATTGATGAGAAAATACTCCAGCGGTGGCGTCACAGACCTGTTCCCGGAGCGTGGTGCACAGGCAGAAAGAGATGGTTCAGCGATCCATGCTCCCAGTGGAGCAACGTCAACATTGTGAGACCCGGCCCCCAGGCCGAGAAGTTCCGCAGATACATGGACCGGATCCTAGAAGAATCAAAGTCAAGCAACAGCTCATGCGCGCAATAA
- the LOC123442508 gene encoding ABC transporter G family member 7 has translation MEIRGLGQMLAALAAALFLRVAAAGAGPALLPPAEEEEEDAEAGEGGGGVRPVTIRWARVTCALKNKRGDMARFLLSNLSGEAKPGRLLALMGPSGSGKTTLLNVLAGQLTASPSLHLSGFLYVNGQPMSQGGYKIAYVRQEDIFFSQLTVRETLSLAAELQLPDTMSPERKEKYVDDLLFRLGLVNSADSIVGDAKVRGISGGEKKRLSLACELIASPSVIFADEPTTGLDAFQAEKVMETLRQLAEDGHTVICSIHQPRGSVYSKFDDIVLLSEGEVVYMGPAKEEPLKYFASLGYQCPDHENPAEFLADLISTDYSSAESVQSSQKRIENLIDEFANKVLITEFNSPVRQSEGSEFSNKLAQKSTRKQRRGWWRQFRLLFKRAWMQAFRDGPTNKVRARMSVASAIIFGSVFWRMGKTQTSIQDRMGLLQVAAINTAMAALTKTVGVFPKERAIVDRERAKGSYALGPYLSSKLLAEIPIGAAFPLMFGSILYPMAKLHPTISRFAKFCGIVTVESFAASAMGLTVGAIAPTTEAAMALGPSLMTVFIVFGGYYVNPDNTPVIFRWIPKASLIRWAFQGLCVNEFKGLQFEHQHSYDVQTGEQALERFSLGGIRIAGTLAAQGRILMFWYWLTYLLLKKNRPRYQQLVPPSEEDQSKQQAD, from the exons ATGGAGATCAGGGGGCTGGGGCAGATGCTGGCGGCGCTGGCCGCGGCGCTGTTCCTGCGGGTCGCCGCCGCGGGGGCCGGCCCCGCCCTCCTCCCgcccgcggaggaggaggaggaggacgcggaggccggcgagggaggcggcggggtGCGGCCGGTGACCATCCGGTGGGCCCGCGTCACCTGCGCCCTCAAGAACAAGCGCGGGGACATG GCAAGGTTCTTGCTGTCGAATCTGTCGGGGGAGGCGAAGCCGGGGAGGCTGCTGGCGCTCATGGGGCCGTCAGGGTCCGGCAAGACGACGCTGCTCAATGTGCTGGCGGGGCAGCTCACGGCGTCGCCTTCCTTGCACCTCTCGGGCTTTCTCTACGTCAATGGCCAGCCCATGTCGCAGGGCGGTTATAA GATTGCTTATGTGAGGCAAGAAGACATTTTCTTTTCGCAGCTAACGGTGCGGGAAACACTCTCACTTGCTGCTGAACTACAGCTTCCTGACACGATGTCtcccgagaggaaggagaagtatgtTGATGATCTTCTGTTTCGTCTTGGATTG GTCAACTCTGCTGATTCTATCGTGGGTGATGCAAAAGTACGTGGAATTAGTGGTGGTGAAAAGAAGCGCCTCTCGCTTGCATGTGAACTGATTGCAAGTCCTTCAGTCATCTTTGCGGATGAACCAACAACAG GCCTTGATGCATTCCAGGCAGAGAAGGTGATGGAGACTCTTAGACAGCTTGCAGAAGATGGGCACACTGTGATATGCTCTATACACCAGCCAAGAGGTTCAGTTTATAGCAAATTTGATGACATTGTGCTACTGTCAGAGGGAGAAGTTGTATATATGGGGCCTGCAAAAGAAGAACCTCTAAAATACTTTGCATCATTAGG GTACCAGTGCCCAGATCATGAGAACCCTGCTGAGTTCTTGGCTGATCTCATTTCCACTGATTATAGCTCAGCTGAAAGTGTACAGTCATCACAGAAAAGGATTGAGAACCTAATTGATGAATTTGCAAATAAGGTTCTGATTACTGAATTTAACAGCCCAGTAAGACAATCGGAGGGCTCTGAATTTTCTAACAAACTTGCTCAGAAGTCTACTAGAAAGCAAAGGCGTGGTTGGTGGAGACAATTTCGTTTGCTGTTCAAGAGAGCATGGATGCAG GCTTTTCGTGATGGACCAACAAACAAAGTGAGAGCAAGAATGTCTGTTGCTTCAGCAATTATATTTGGATCAGTCTTCTGGCGGATGGGGAAAACTCAAACTTCCATACAAGATAGGATGGGACTTCTTCAG GTGGCTGCCATAAACACAGCAATGGCTGCTCTGACAAAGACGGTTGGGGTTTTCCCGAAAGAACGAGCTATAGTTGACAGAGAACGAGCAAAGGGTTCCTATGCACTAGGACCATATCTCTCATCTAAGCTGCTTGCCGAAATTCCGATTGGAGCAGCATTTCCATTGATGTTTGGATCAATTCTCTATCCAATGGCTAAACTTCATCCTACAATTTCTAG ATTTGCCAAGTTCTGTGGCATCGTGACTGTTGAATCGTTTGCGGCATCAGCCATGGGTCTTACTGTGGGAGCAATCGCTCCTACAACCGAAGCTGCGATGGCTCTTGGGCCATCACTTATGACGGTGTTCATTGTCTTTGGAGGATACTATGTGAACCCTGATAACACTCCCGTCATCTTCCGGTGGATCCCAAAAGCATCTCTGATCAGATG GGCCTTTCAAGGACTTTGTGTCAACGAGTTCAAGGGTCTGCAGTTTGAGCACCAACATTCTTACGATGTTCAAACTGGCGAACAG GCCCTGGAGAGATTTTCGCTGGGAGGAATCCGCATTGCCGGCACGCTAGCTGCGCAGGGCAGGATCCTGATGTTCTGGTACTGGCTGACCTACCTCCTCCTGAAGAAAAACAGACCGAGGTACCAGCAGCTCGTGCCGCCATCCGAGGAAGATCAAAGTAAGCAGCAGGCGGACTAA